One Deinococcus grandis DNA window includes the following coding sequences:
- the aroC gene encoding chorismate synthase, giving the protein MRYLTAGESHGPQLTAIIEGLPSQLPLGKGDIDPWLRRRQGGYGRGRRMVIETDEAEILSGVRAGRTTGAPVTLAIANKDHRNWTEIMSPEPGGEPRKKALTDARPGHADLTGGVKYRHKDLRDVLERASARETAARVAVGSIALKLLSELGVEGANYVSSLAGIETKVPFSWDALEAIENSDLRTPDEDAAAMMRERIDQAKKDGDTLGGILEVRFRGLPVGLGSFVHYDRKLDGKIAQAALSVQAMKGVEIGRAFENAVQPGSRVHDAVYYREGTYARDTNGAGGLEAGMTNGEELIVRVAMKPIATLMKPLPTVNVVTHEAVGAARERSDTTAVPAAGVILQCVIGWVLAEAMLEKFGGDTLPELQERVAAARAFAQSY; this is encoded by the coding sequence ATGAGGTACCTGACCGCTGGCGAATCGCACGGGCCGCAACTGACGGCCATCATCGAGGGGCTGCCCTCCCAGTTGCCGCTGGGCAAGGGGGACATCGACCCGTGGCTGCGCAGGCGTCAGGGTGGGTACGGGCGTGGGCGGCGCATGGTGATTGAGACGGACGAGGCCGAGATCCTGTCCGGGGTGCGGGCCGGGCGGACGACGGGCGCGCCGGTCACGCTGGCGATCGCGAACAAGGATCACCGGAACTGGACGGAGATCATGTCGCCCGAGCCGGGCGGCGAGCCGCGCAAGAAGGCCCTGACGGACGCGCGGCCCGGGCACGCGGACCTGACGGGCGGCGTGAAGTACCGCCACAAGGACCTGCGGGACGTGCTGGAGCGGGCCTCGGCGCGGGAGACGGCGGCGCGCGTGGCGGTCGGGAGTATCGCGCTGAAGCTGCTGTCGGAGCTGGGCGTAGAGGGCGCGAACTACGTGTCGAGTCTCGCGGGGATCGAGACGAAAGTGCCGTTCAGCTGGGACGCGCTGGAGGCCATCGAGAACAGCGACCTGCGCACTCCGGACGAGGACGCCGCCGCCATGATGCGTGAGCGGATCGATCAGGCGAAGAAGGACGGGGACACGCTGGGCGGCATCCTGGAGGTGCGCTTCCGGGGCCTGCCGGTGGGCCTGGGGTCGTTCGTGCATTACGACCGCAAGCTGGACGGGAAGATCGCGCAGGCAGCCCTGAGCGTGCAGGCGATGAAGGGCGTGGAGATCGGCCGCGCCTTCGAGAACGCCGTCCAGCCGGGCAGTCGCGTGCATGACGCCGTCTACTACCGCGAGGGGACGTACGCGCGGGACACGAACGGCGCGGGGGGTCTGGAGGCCGGGATGACGAACGGCGAGGAGCTGATCGTGCGGGTCGCCATGAAGCCGATCGCCACGCTGATGAAGCCGCTGCCGACCGTGAACGTGGTGACGCACGAGGCGGTAGGCGCGGCCCGCGAGCGCAGTGATACGACGGCGGTTCCGGCGGCGGGCGTGATCCTGCAGTGCGTGATCGGCTGGGTGCTGGCCGAGGCGATGCTGGAGAAGTTCGGTGGGGACACCCTGCCGGAATTGCAGGAGCGCGTGGCGGCGGCGCGGGCCTTCGCGCAGTCGTACTGA
- the pilM gene encoding type IV pilus assembly protein PilM yields the protein MSSFLNRLLSPRPNALGVEIGTSAIKVVALRPGSPPSLQHAVMVPTPIGSMRDGLVVEPQAVATELKNLLAEHRITNRFAVTSVPNQVAVTRNIMVPKMDRKDLQEAIKWEAERYIPYPIDDVSLDFDLLDDPANVPDDGQMEVVIAAAPTEAVARQVEVLRLAGLEPSIVDLKSFAALRALRGNLLGEHLTKSTLTGSNYTEAGEVALVMEIGASSSVINLVRGDRVLMARNINVSADDFTTALQKAFDLDFSAAEEVKLGYATATTPTEDEEDLLNFDMAREQYSPARVFEVVRPVLGDLITEIRRSLEFYRVQSGDVVIDRTFLAGGGAKLRGLAAAISDALGFRVEVASPWLTVQTDQANVDTGYLQANAPEFTVPLGLALRGVTTRG from the coding sequence ATGTCGAGTTTCCTGAACCGCTTACTCAGTCCGCGCCCGAACGCTCTGGGCGTGGAGATTGGCACGAGTGCCATCAAGGTCGTGGCCCTGCGCCCCGGCTCACCGCCGTCCCTCCAGCACGCCGTGATGGTGCCCACGCCCATCGGCAGCATGCGCGACGGACTGGTGGTCGAACCGCAGGCGGTCGCGACCGAACTGAAGAACCTGCTGGCCGAGCACCGCATCACGAACCGGTTCGCCGTCACCTCGGTCCCGAACCAGGTGGCGGTGACCCGCAACATCATGGTCCCGAAGATGGACCGCAAGGACCTGCAGGAGGCCATCAAGTGGGAGGCCGAACGCTACATCCCCTACCCCATCGACGACGTGAGCCTGGACTTCGACCTGCTCGACGACCCGGCCAACGTCCCGGACGACGGGCAGATGGAGGTCGTGATCGCCGCCGCGCCCACCGAGGCGGTCGCGCGGCAGGTCGAGGTGCTGCGCCTGGCGGGCCTGGAGCCCAGCATCGTGGACCTCAAGTCCTTCGCGGCGCTGCGCGCCCTGCGCGGCAACCTGCTCGGCGAGCACCTCACCAAGAGCACCCTGACCGGCAGCAACTACACCGAGGCCGGTGAGGTCGCGCTCGTCATGGAGATCGGCGCCAGCAGCTCGGTCATCAACCTCGTGCGCGGCGACCGCGTGCTGATGGCCCGCAACATCAACGTGTCCGCCGACGATTTCACGACCGCGCTGCAGAAGGCCTTCGACCTGGACTTCAGCGCCGCCGAGGAGGTCAAGCTGGGCTACGCGACCGCCACGACCCCCACCGAGGACGAGGAGGACCTGCTGAACTTCGACATGGCCCGCGAGCAGTACTCGCCCGCGCGCGTGTTCGAGGTCGTGCGCCCGGTCCTGGGTGACCTGATCACCGAGATCCGCCGCAGCCTGGAGTTCTACCGCGTGCAGAGCGGCGACGTGGTCATCGACCGGACGTTCCTGGCGGGCGGCGGCGCGAAACTGCGCGGTCTGGCCGCCGCGATCAGCGACGCGCTGGGCTTCCGCGTGGAGGTCGCCAGTCCCTGGCTGACCGTGCAGACCGATCAGGCGAACGTGGACACCGGGTACCTGCAGGCCAACGCGCCGGAATTCACCGTGCCGCTGGGCCTGGCGCTGCGGGGGGTGACCACGCGTGGTTGA
- a CDS encoding acetamidase/formamidase family protein translates to MTRHHLTLDALHTVWDNGLPPALTVASGDTVTLDTLDASGGGVARRVASGELSAQGDLRDLILADARDPLSGPRGHPLTGPLFVDGAQPGDALRIEILDVQTAAWGWTGCRPDGIGLIDAALAAEGLRSHTHLWDLRARTHADFRPGIRVPLAPFPGVIGVAPAAPGPHPTAPPRHVGGNMDVRQLVAGSTLWLPVEVPGALLSAGDLHAAQGDGEVSGTGIETNGQLTLRVHVEKDAGIITPEFITPTSGGQSRQWHATTGHHPDLMEAARIALRALLRRLEARGLSLEDAYVLASACVDLKISQIVDAPHYTVSAFLPLDIFREA, encoded by the coding sequence ATGACCCGCCACCACCTGACCCTGGACGCCCTGCACACCGTCTGGGACAACGGCCTGCCGCCCGCCCTGACCGTCGCCAGTGGGGACACCGTCACGCTGGACACCCTGGACGCCTCGGGTGGCGGCGTGGCCCGCCGCGTCGCGAGTGGCGAACTGAGCGCCCAAGGTGATCTGCGCGACCTGATCCTCGCGGACGCCCGCGACCCCCTGAGCGGCCCGCGCGGGCACCCGCTGACCGGCCCGCTGTTCGTGGACGGCGCGCAGCCCGGCGACGCCCTGCGCATCGAGATCCTGGACGTGCAGACCGCCGCGTGGGGCTGGACCGGCTGCCGCCCGGACGGCATCGGCCTCATTGACGCCGCGCTGGCCGCCGAGGGCCTGCGCTCCCACACGCACCTGTGGGACCTGCGCGCCCGCACCCACGCCGACTTCCGCCCCGGCATCCGCGTGCCCCTCGCGCCGTTCCCCGGCGTGATCGGCGTCGCGCCCGCCGCGCCGGGCCCGCACCCCACCGCGCCGCCCCGGCACGTCGGCGGGAACATGGACGTCCGGCAGCTCGTGGCGGGCAGCACCCTGTGGCTGCCGGTGGAGGTCCCCGGCGCCCTCCTGTCTGCCGGGGACCTCCACGCCGCGCAGGGGGACGGCGAGGTCAGCGGCACCGGGATCGAGACGAACGGGCAACTGACCCTGCGGGTGCATGTCGAGAAGGACGCCGGGATCATCACCCCGGAATTCATCACGCCCACCAGCGGGGGCCAGAGTCGCCAGTGGCACGCCACCACCGGCCACCACCCCGACCTGATGGAAGCCGCCCGGATCGCCCTGCGCGCCCTGCTGCGCCGCCTGGAAGCGCGCGGCCTGAGCCTGGAAGATGCCTACGTCCTCGCCAGCGCCTGCGTGGACCTGAAGATCAGCCAGATCGTGGACGCCCCCCACTACACCGTCAGCGCGTTCCTACCGCTCGACATCTTCCGGGAGGCGTGA
- a CDS encoding amidohydrolase family protein, with protein sequence MPTFTLPTLPDLSPATPVLWRGRVWTGVADAPLDDGAVLTRAGRIEAVGRAAHLTVPEDAVSVQTGGTILPGLIDLHVHARPGYLPWFVAAGVTTVRDACNSLETVAALLTPAGLAPRVLPSGPLLDGPDAFFRQFGHGAVHEPGDGQERSAGALIVRTPVQADRAVALLADQGVTHLKLYEALAPDVYAAATRAAARLDLPVMTDLGMLTTRGRAAQVDARQALALGVRSIEHASGFALAAARAGFDPAGELPAALLDELAALTVQAGTALVPTLSVFEPLATDTPPDQRDLPLWGVRGPVRESLDAQWHAVHAGTRPIRSLAQADARLAAQLAVRIARLGGQVGAGTDTPAGAFTLPGGSLHAELERLVRAGLTPTQALHAATGTAADILGRPDLGRVQPGAVADLLIVAGDPTTDIRATRDVRLVVQGGRPLTPAALSGALEA encoded by the coding sequence ATGCCCACCTTCACCCTGCCGACGCTGCCCGACCTCTCCCCGGCCACGCCGGTCCTGTGGCGGGGTCGCGTGTGGACCGGCGTGGCAGACGCCCCGCTGGACGACGGCGCGGTCCTCACTCGCGCGGGGCGGATCGAGGCGGTCGGTCGCGCCGCGCACCTGACCGTTCCGGAGGACGCCGTGAGCGTGCAGACCGGCGGCACGATCCTGCCGGGCCTGATCGACCTGCACGTGCACGCCCGGCCGGGGTACCTGCCGTGGTTCGTGGCGGCGGGCGTGACGACCGTTCGGGACGCCTGCAACTCGCTGGAGACCGTGGCGGCCCTGCTGACCCCGGCGGGGCTCGCGCCGCGCGTGCTGCCCTCGGGGCCGCTGCTGGACGGCCCGGACGCCTTCTTCCGCCAGTTCGGGCACGGCGCGGTCCACGAGCCGGGCGACGGGCAGGAACGCAGCGCCGGGGCGCTGATCGTCCGCACGCCCGTGCAGGCGGACCGCGCCGTGGCGTTGCTGGCGGATCAGGGCGTGACGCACCTCAAGCTGTACGAGGCCCTGGCACCGGACGTCTACGCGGCGGCCACGCGCGCCGCTGCCCGGCTGGACCTGCCGGTCATGACCGACCTAGGCATGCTCACCACGCGGGGCCGGGCGGCACAGGTGGACGCCCGGCAGGCCCTGGCGCTGGGCGTGCGGTCCATCGAGCATGCCAGCGGGTTCGCCCTGGCGGCCGCCCGCGCGGGCTTCGACCCGGCGGGCGAACTGCCAGCCGCGCTGCTGGATGAACTGGCCGCGCTGACCGTGCAGGCGGGCACGGCCCTCGTGCCGACCCTGAGCGTGTTCGAGCCGCTCGCGACCGACACCCCGCCCGATCAGCGTGACCTGCCGCTGTGGGGTGTACGCGGGCCGGTCCGGGAGAGCCTGGACGCCCAGTGGCACGCCGTGCACGCGGGCACCCGGCCCATCCGCTCACTGGCACAGGCGGACGCGCGACTGGCCGCGCAGCTCGCCGTGCGGATCGCGCGGCTGGGCGGGCAGGTCGGGGCGGGCACCGACACCCCGGCGGGCGCGTTCACCCTGCCCGGCGGGAGCCTGCACGCGGAACTCGAACGGCTGGTGCGCGCGGGCCTCACCCCCACGCAGGCCTTGCACGCCGCGACAGGCACTGCGGCGGATATCCTGGGCCGCCCCGATCTGGGCCGCGTGCAGCCCGGCGCGGTGGCGGACCTGCTGATCGTGGCGGGCGATCCCACGACCGATATCCGCGCCACCCGCGACGTCCGGCTGGTGGTGCAGGGCGGGCGGCCCCTCACCCCGGCGGCCCTCAGCGGCGCGTTGGAGGCGTGA
- a CDS encoding bifunctional metallophosphatase/5'-nucleotidase — translation MKTMPVLLLTVALGLTACTTGSYAPEPTNVTILGLNDFHGNLTPTSFTKSDGTKIGAGGIEAIAAEVNDARKANPNTIFVGGGDLIGASPITSGLLRDEPAVYALNGMGMKVSALGNHEFDQGLDELLRMQNGGCASNDPAKACQYDTTYTGATFKWIGANVTYNAASGKTGSPFAPYVIQDIGGLKIAFVGAVTRTTPGIVSPDGVKMLNFGDEAAAVNKYIPEIRAKKPDAIIMLIHEGGELAAGSTDKYDTVGCKTLSTTSPIVDIAKRVDPAVSAIISGHSHQGYNCLVPDPTGKDRIVIQGEQYGHLLQRLDLVVDKANHAVMQVKAANLVVNYDSRKAAGTLDASMTAIVTKATDKVAAIKNVQVATLGDPQIQRGIGNARNTESALGDMIADALLYATKAQGSQIGLMNPGGIRADLPDATAIKPGNAVNFGDVFSVHPFGNTTTVVTLTGQQIKDLLEQQWSGANATAVKLLQVSEGFSYKYTLGNPDGQRVNIADITLNGAPISATATYRVATNNFLAGGGDNFTVFKGATNVTQLPGLSDTDVLSAYLKAFGPSLKNVVKGRITKL, via the coding sequence ATGAAAACCATGCCTGTCCTGCTGCTGACCGTGGCCCTGGGCCTCACCGCCTGCACCACCGGTTCGTACGCCCCCGAACCCACCAACGTCACCATCCTGGGCCTGAACGACTTCCACGGAAACCTGACCCCCACCAGCTTCACGAAGAGCGACGGCACCAAGATCGGCGCCGGCGGCATCGAGGCCATCGCTGCCGAGGTGAACGACGCCCGCAAGGCCAACCCCAACACCATCTTCGTCGGCGGCGGCGACCTGATCGGCGCCAGCCCCATCACCAGCGGCCTGCTGCGCGACGAACCCGCCGTGTACGCCCTGAACGGCATGGGCATGAAGGTCAGCGCCCTGGGCAACCACGAGTTCGACCAGGGCCTGGACGAACTGCTGCGCATGCAGAACGGCGGCTGCGCCAGCAACGACCCCGCCAAGGCCTGCCAGTACGACACCACCTACACCGGCGCGACCTTCAAATGGATCGGCGCGAACGTCACGTACAACGCCGCCTCCGGCAAGACCGGCAGCCCCTTCGCGCCGTACGTCATCCAGGACATCGGCGGCCTGAAGATCGCGTTCGTGGGCGCCGTCACCCGCACCACGCCCGGCATCGTGTCCCCCGACGGCGTGAAGATGCTGAACTTCGGCGACGAGGCCGCCGCCGTCAACAAGTACATCCCCGAGATCCGCGCCAAGAAACCCGACGCGATCATCATGCTGATCCACGAGGGCGGTGAACTCGCCGCGGGCAGCACCGACAAGTACGACACGGTCGGCTGCAAGACCCTCAGCACCACCAGCCCCATCGTGGACATCGCCAAGCGCGTCGACCCCGCCGTCAGCGCCATCATCAGCGGCCACAGCCACCAGGGCTACAACTGCCTCGTGCCCGACCCCACCGGCAAGGACCGCATCGTCATCCAGGGCGAGCAGTACGGCCACCTCCTGCAGCGCCTGGACCTCGTGGTCGACAAGGCCAACCACGCCGTCATGCAGGTCAAGGCCGCCAACCTCGTCGTGAACTACGACAGCCGCAAGGCCGCGGGCACCCTGGACGCCAGCATGACCGCCATCGTCACCAAGGCCACCGACAAGGTCGCCGCCATCAAGAACGTGCAGGTCGCCACGCTCGGCGACCCGCAGATCCAGCGCGGCATCGGCAACGCCCGCAACACCGAATCCGCGCTGGGCGACATGATCGCCGACGCCCTGCTGTACGCCACCAAAGCGCAGGGCAGCCAGATCGGCCTGATGAACCCCGGCGGGATCCGCGCCGACCTGCCCGACGCGACCGCCATCAAACCCGGCAACGCCGTGAACTTCGGCGACGTGTTCTCCGTGCACCCCTTCGGGAACACCACCACCGTCGTGACCCTGACCGGCCAGCAGATCAAGGACCTGCTCGAGCAGCAGTGGAGCGGCGCCAACGCCACCGCCGTCAAGCTGCTGCAGGTGTCCGAGGGCTTCAGCTACAAGTATACGCTGGGCAACCCCGACGGGCAGCGCGTGAACATCGCCGACATCACCCTGAACGGCGCGCCCATCAGCGCCACCGCCACCTACCGCGTCGCCACGAACAACTTCCTGGCGGGCGGTGGCGACAACTTCACGGTGTTCAAGGGCGCCACGAACGTCACCCAGCTGCCCGGCCTGAGCGACACCGACGTGCTCAGCGCCTACCTGAAGGCGTTCGGGCCCAGCCTGAAGAACGTCGTCAAGGGCCGCATCACCAAGCTCTGA
- a CDS encoding type II secretion system protein GspD: MLKNQFNNIKVTPVGQTPQLILSGPRDQLDAALTLLGQVDRVAPVVAGAQITQRIFQLVNASAEEVKATLEGTLARDLGTTTSSTTTTASTTAATTAPSAAQANTATIIADKRTNTVIVRGTADQVAQVADLIPQLDQKVPQINVQVRIQEITEKASRALGVNWSAGFGGFSVSSSNSAGLGVSFDPTRSLLGFNLGASLNALQGQGLSKSVYDGSITMQSGQRSLGASGETQNASSTAAASIKSGGRLEVNIPSAAANVPAIQKQIDYGVNLDFFSPQVAPDGTITLRVRGQVNDLRTTIAANTIPNVLQFTNSEAQTTLTFKNGETLLLSGLLATKTTENKDGTPFLSSIPVVGSLFGKQSTSTEKTQLLVVITGTIVQ, translated from the coding sequence GTGCTGAAGAATCAATTCAACAATATCAAAGTCACGCCGGTTGGTCAGACACCCCAATTAATCCTTTCAGGCCCTAGAGATCAGCTGGACGCCGCGCTGACCCTGCTGGGGCAGGTGGACCGCGTGGCGCCCGTCGTGGCCGGCGCGCAGATCACGCAGCGGATCTTCCAGCTCGTGAACGCCAGCGCCGAGGAGGTCAAGGCGACGCTGGAGGGCACGCTGGCGCGTGACCTGGGCACGACCACGTCCAGCACGACCACCACCGCGTCCACCACGGCGGCGACCACCGCACCGTCTGCCGCGCAGGCGAACACCGCGACGATCATCGCGGACAAGCGCACGAACACCGTGATCGTGCGCGGCACCGCCGATCAGGTGGCGCAGGTGGCGGACCTGATCCCGCAGCTGGATCAGAAGGTCCCGCAGATCAACGTGCAGGTGCGCATCCAGGAGATCACCGAGAAGGCGTCGCGCGCGCTGGGCGTGAACTGGTCGGCCGGTTTCGGCGGTTTCTCGGTGAGCAGCAGCAACTCGGCGGGTCTGGGGGTTTCCTTCGATCCGACCCGCAGCCTGCTGGGCTTCAACCTGGGCGCGTCCCTGAACGCCCTGCAGGGTCAGGGGCTCAGCAAGAGCGTGTACGACGGCAGCATCACCATGCAGAGCGGCCAGCGGTCGCTGGGGGCGTCGGGCGAGACGCAGAACGCGTCGAGCACGGCGGCGGCCAGCATCAAGAGCGGCGGCCGTCTGGAAGTGAACATCCCCTCGGCGGCAGCGAACGTCCCGGCGATCCAGAAGCAGATCGACTACGGCGTGAACCTGGACTTCTTCAGCCCGCAGGTCGCGCCGGACGGCACGATCACGCTGCGCGTGCGCGGCCAGGTGAACGACCTGCGGACGACGATCGCGGCGAACACCATTCCGAACGTCCTGCAGTTCACGAACAGCGAGGCGCAGACGACCCTGACCTTCAAGAACGGGGAGACGCTGCTGCTCAGCGGGCTGCTGGCGACCAAGACCACCGAGAACAAGGACGGCACGCCGTTCCTGTCGAGCATCCCGGTGGTGGGCAGCCTGTTCGGGAAGCAGAGCACCTCCACGGAGAAGACGCAGTTGCTCGTCGTGATCACCGGCACGATCGTCCAGTAA
- a CDS encoding helix-turn-helix domain-containing protein yields MTGPTVSSPHEVTDPAAVTLLGHDRTRRVLGAFLGREQTVAGAARETGLDLRVVHRDVQALVRAGLLRVIREQARAGRPVKMYRAHADDLFVDARHLPQQAHDGKTAALDTLFHHAAGREFRHALSDFAPGWGLRVYATTDAPGFAVLEGPRSARPLSPLDEWQGPPARMLSGTPTARLTAAQVAEVQRDLILLMRKVESFSAANAGTGQPVLLRLGLAPLTEDECRNLHR; encoded by the coding sequence ATGACAGGCCCCACGGTGAGTAGCCCGCACGAGGTGACCGACCCGGCCGCCGTGACCCTCCTTGGTCACGACCGGACCCGCCGGGTGCTGGGCGCCTTCCTGGGCCGCGAGCAGACCGTGGCCGGCGCGGCGCGCGAGACCGGGCTGGACCTCCGGGTGGTGCACCGGGATGTGCAGGCCCTCGTGCGGGCGGGCCTGCTGCGCGTGATCCGCGAGCAGGCGCGCGCCGGGCGGCCCGTGAAGATGTACCGCGCCCATGCGGACGACCTGTTCGTGGACGCCCGGCACCTGCCCCAACAGGCGCACGACGGTAAGACTGCTGCGCTGGACACGCTGTTCCACCACGCGGCCGGGCGGGAGTTCCGCCACGCCCTGAGCGACTTCGCGCCCGGCTGGGGCCTGCGGGTGTACGCCACGACGGACGCGCCGGGCTTCGCGGTGCTGGAGGGCCCCCGCAGCGCCCGGCCGCTCAGTCCGCTCGACGAGTGGCAGGGTCCCCCGGCCCGGATGCTGAGCGGCACCCCGACCGCCCGCCTGACCGCCGCCCAGGTGGCCGAGGTGCAGCGCGACCTGATCCTCCTGATGCGCAAGGTCGAGAGCTTCAGCGCCGCCAATGCCGGAACGGGCCAGCCCGTACTGCTGCGCCTGGGCCTGGCCCCGCTGACTGAGGACGAATGCCGGAACCTGCACCGCTGA
- the murF gene encoding UDP-N-acetylmuramoyl-tripeptide--D-alanyl-D-alanine ligase: MLDPRAPLPFQATVHPEARAARRLTWDSREAGPDVAFVALPGERMHGNAFVERALAAGAPFVLTDLDVPRAVRVADAQAALFAWARAERGRAPLVVGVTGSAGKTTAKSYVAAALDALFMPVFNTMPAIACFLIESGGAGQPLVVEMGIDRVGEMAELVDLVRPDVGVITTIGPAHLEQLGSIEGIAREKGVILRGVDGGPVRALVGAQAAAFYPGVDRYGFGDVTFAGEDLRVTPEGASFSFAGVPVSLPLSSTVQAEAAVLGLVLAREAGVDVADAASRLAGVSVPGGRYRVHRGRFTVIDDAYNASPVAVRAALDALSGWAGADGDGAGRRISVLGRMLELGPTERALHAEVGAYARERADLSFGVGAFAAELGERAFATVPELVGALLAEVRDGDVVLIKASRGISWTPERRAQEGVGLDVVVSALLEARDGPTSA; the protein is encoded by the coding sequence ATGCTGGATCCCCGGGCGCCTCTTCCGTTTCAGGCCACTGTTCATCCGGAGGCGCGCGCGGCGCGGCGCCTGACGTGGGATTCGCGGGAGGCCGGTCCGGACGTGGCGTTCGTGGCCCTGCCCGGCGAGCGGATGCACGGGAATGCGTTCGTGGAGCGGGCGCTGGCGGCGGGCGCGCCGTTCGTACTGACGGATCTGGACGTGCCGCGCGCGGTGCGCGTGGCGGACGCGCAGGCGGCGCTGTTCGCGTGGGCCCGTGCCGAGCGTGGGCGGGCGCCGCTGGTGGTGGGCGTGACGGGCAGCGCCGGGAAGACCACCGCGAAGAGTTACGTGGCGGCGGCGCTGGACGCGCTGTTCATGCCGGTGTTCAACACCATGCCGGCCATCGCGTGCTTCCTGATCGAGTCGGGCGGCGCGGGGCAGCCGCTGGTGGTCGAGATGGGCATCGACCGGGTCGGGGAGATGGCCGAGCTGGTGGATCTGGTCCGCCCGGATGTGGGGGTGATCACGACGATCGGCCCGGCGCACCTGGAGCAGCTGGGCAGCATCGAGGGGATCGCGCGGGAGAAGGGCGTGATCCTGCGTGGCGTGGACGGCGGGCCGGTGCGGGCGCTGGTGGGCGCGCAGGCGGCCGCGTTCTACCCGGGGGTGGACAGGTACGGGTTCGGGGACGTGACCTTCGCGGGTGAGGACCTGCGCGTCACGCCGGAGGGTGCGTCGTTCTCGTTCGCGGGTGTGCCCGTCTCGCTGCCGCTGTCGTCCACGGTGCAGGCGGAGGCGGCGGTGCTGGGGCTGGTGCTGGCGCGCGAGGCCGGGGTGGACGTGGCGGACGCGGCCTCGCGGCTCGCGGGTGTCAGCGTGCCGGGTGGGCGGTACCGGGTGCACCGGGGGCGCTTCACGGTGATCGACGATGCGTACAACGCCTCGCCGGTCGCGGTGCGCGCGGCGCTGGACGCCCTGAGCGGCTGGGCCGGAGCGGACGGGGACGGGGCGGGGCGGCGGATCAGTGTGCTGGGCCGCATGCTGGAACTCGGTCCGACCGAGCGGGCCCTGCACGCCGAGGTGGGCGCGTACGCCCGGGAGCGGGCGGACCTGAGCTTCGGGGTGGGCGCCTTTGCCGCCGAGCTGGGCGAGCGGGCCTTCGCGACGGTCCCGGAGCTCGTGGGGGCGCTGCTGGCGGAGGTGCGGGACGGGGACGTGGTGCTGATCAAGGCCAGTCGCGGGATCAGCTGGACGCCCGAGCGCCGCGCGCAGGAGGGCGTGGGACTGGACGTGGTGGTGAGCGCCCTGCTCGAGGCGCGGGACGGGCCCACGTCGGCCTGA
- a CDS encoding type IV pilus inner membrane component PilO: MSIKLTPRNLFFVVLAACLLVVALWYTLRFQARQQEISLLQGDLDTAQARVAVMRSNAAQLPTLREEVAKLKVQQDEFLAALPQTANYYRILDEVRLNAAAAGASMSSFNVTNATATNLPGGVRPINLNVNVSGTFGQLFQLLRSVETMSRFTNVNNVSLQLPQADSFDPSLEGTLALTVYTFEPAQASAPAAGTTPQAPDAAPAAPAPAGGTQ; the protein is encoded by the coding sequence GTGTCGATTAAACTCACGCCCCGCAACCTCTTCTTCGTGGTGCTGGCCGCGTGCCTGCTGGTCGTCGCGCTGTGGTACACCCTGCGCTTCCAGGCACGCCAGCAGGAGATCAGCCTGCTGCAGGGCGACCTGGACACCGCGCAGGCGCGCGTGGCGGTCATGCGCAGCAACGCGGCGCAACTGCCGACGCTGCGCGAGGAGGTCGCGAAACTGAAGGTGCAGCAGGACGAGTTCCTCGCGGCGCTGCCTCAGACCGCGAACTACTACCGCATCCTCGACGAGGTCCGCCTGAACGCCGCGGCCGCCGGGGCGAGCATGTCCTCGTTCAACGTGACGAACGCGACCGCCACCAACCTGCCCGGCGGCGTGCGGCCCATCAACCTGAACGTGAACGTGTCCGGCACCTTCGGGCAGCTGTTCCAGCTGCTGCGCTCGGTGGAGACCATGAGCCGCTTCACGAACGTGAACAACGTCTCGCTGCAGCTGCCGCAGGCCGACAGCTTCGACCCGTCGCTGGAAGGCACGCTGGCCCTGACCGTGTACACCTTCGAGCCCGCGCAGGCCAGCGCGCCGGCCGCCGGCACGACCCCGCAGGCACCGGACGCCGCGCCGGCCGCGCCCGCCCCGGCAGGAGGCACCCAGTGA